In Bradyrhizobium guangdongense, the sequence GCACAGGCCGGCACCGCAGCCGAACTTGGTGCCGGTCATCTGCAATTGTTCGCGGATGGCCCAAAGGAGCGGCGTGTCGTTCGCCGCATCCACGGACATACTCCGCCCGTTGATCGTGAGCGTTGGCATAGGCGTCTTCCCCTGCCGGTGCATGAAGCCGCTTACGGCGGCAACTTGAACAGCGAACGCCCACCGGGCCGGCGCCCACCTTGCGCGGAGAATGATCGCGTTCGGAGCCAGAGGCAAATGCAAATTGGAAGCGATCGAAACTATATCAATGTCGGCTTATGTGCGTTGCGACAACGGCGCTGACGTTAGCGACTGGACGCAACAGGAGCGCGCTCGGATATGCATACCATGCCGACCGCGATGGTTTCCTCCGAGTAACCTCGTCAGCTAGGATGGTGAGGACTGAGACAACCAATATCGTAGGGGTCGGCAAAGCGACTTGTCCGCCGTAGCTCAAAGAGCGAAGGCGGAAGCGTGCCCACGCTTACCTTGCTCTATTGGGCAGGCGTGGGCACGGCGCAAGTGCGCCTCTGCCCACCCTACGATACGGGACTCGCGAAGAGGTAGCGGCGAAACAAAAAAAGAAAGGGCGGAAACAATGCCAAGGATCGATCGGGACGGCGTCGGAATTTACTATGAGGTTCATGGCGACGGGCCACCGCTGCTGCTCACGCACGGCTACTCCTCGACCTCGGCGATGTGGCACGGCCAGGTCGATGCGCTCGCGCGCGATCACAAGCTGATCCTGTGGGACATGCGGGGCCACGGCCAGTCCGATTATCCCGATGATCCCAACGCCTATAGCGAAGTGCTCACCGTCGGCGACATGGCGGCGATCCTCGATGCGGTCGGCGCGCGGCGCGCGATCATCGGCGGATTGTCGCTCGGTGGCTACATGTCGCTCGCATTCTATCGCGCCCATCCATCGCGCACGCGCGCGCTGCTGATCATCGACACCGGCCCGGGCTTCAGGAAGGACGACGCGCGCGAGGCCTGGAATGCGCGGGCGCTCGCCACCGCCGACAAGCTCGATCGCGAAGGCCTCGACGTCCTGAAGGCGGCAACGCGCGAGCGCGCCACCGCCAGCCATCGCAACGCGAAGGGATTGGCGCTCGCCGCGCGCGGCATGCTGACCCAGCGCGACGCCAAGGTGATGGAGCTGCTGCCCGAGATCGCAGTGCCCAGCCTGATCGTGGTCGGCGCCGACGACACACCGTTCCTGGCGGCGTCCGACTACATGGCGGCCAAGATTCCCGGCGCACAAAAGGTCGTGATCCCCGCGGCCGGACACGCCGTCAACATCGATCAGCCCAAGGCTTTTGTTGACGCGGTGCTGCCTTTCCTGAAGAACTTGCCGGCATAGACAGGCAAGGAGGATCACGGCGATGAAGCGGGCAATCCTGGCGGCGGGCGCAGCGCTGCTCGCAACGGCAGCGTCGGTGCAGGCCGAGCCGTTCGGCACGGTGCCGCTGCGCCGTCCCTTCGTCGACACCCTGTCGAACAACACACCGCTGGCGTTCGGGATGGATGCGGAGCAGACCGCGCATGCGCTCGGTCAGCCCCTGCAATATGTCCGGGGTCGCCCCGGCAACGAGATCTATCTCGCCCTGCGCGATATCGGCGGCAGCGGATTGATTCCTTATCGCCACCGCCTGTTCCTGCAATTCCGTCACGGACGGCTGGCGGGATGGAAGGAGGATTACGGCGAGAACTGGATGTGGGAGTGAGGGGCAAGAGCGAGCTCTCGCATTGACGATCAACCAAGAAGGACAACCCGCGTGGGACAAGACATCAGACTGACGGCCTCGGACAATTTCCAGCTCGGCGCCTACCGTGCGGATCCCGCAGCCAGCCCGAAGGGCGCGGTGGTGGTGATCCAGGAGATTTTCGGCGTCAACCATCACATTCGCGCGGTCTGCGACCGCCTCGCCGGTGAGGGCTATGTCGCGATCGCGCCGTCGATCTTCCACCGCACCACGCCGAACTTCCAGTCGGGCTATACGCCCGACGAGATCGCAGTAGCGCGCAAATTCGTCGCCAATCCCAATTGGGAGGCGATGCTGCGCGACACGCAGGCCGCGATCGATGCGGTCAGCAGCGTCGGCTCGGTTGGCATCATCGGCTTTTGTCTTGGCGGCAGCATCGCCTATGTCGCGGCGACGCGCCTGACCGGACTGAAGGCTGCGATCGGCTATTACGGCGGCGCCGTGGTGCGCTTTGCGGATGAGAAGCCCAAGGTGCCGACGCAATTGCATTTCGGCGAGAAGGATGCCGGCATTCCCTTGAGCGACGTCGAGACCATCAAGGCCAAACGGCCTGACGTCGAAGTGTTCGTCTATCCCGGCGCCCAGCACGGCTTCCATTGCGACGAGCGGCCGAGCTACGACAAGGCCAGCTCGGATATTGCCTGGCCGCGCAGCATGGCGTTTTTTGCGAAGCATTTGACGAAGTAGCGGGCAGCTCTCTCCTCCGTCATTCCGGGATGCGCCGGCGAGGCGCAGGCCCGCAATGACGGAGAGAGCGGAAATCGGGTGGCCGCATCTCTCCGCCCGGCGATAGAGCTGGCTGATCAAAGCCAGGTCACGCCGGAGAGCGCCATGCAGCAGGCCGACACGAACATCGTCATTCGCAACCCGTTCGGCACCATGGATGTGCCGGACCCCCGCGGTTCCGATGTCATGCACTATGCGATATCGGCTTCGCTCGCCGGCGATGCCGACGACGGCAATGCGGCGCATTGGGCGTCCGTTCCCGCATCATCCGATCCGCTCGAAGGCGCCTGGGCGAGCCGCTGGAACGGCGGCGCCGACCCGACCATCGCGGGCGACACGCCGGAGGCATGGAAGCAGGGCCGCGCGGAAGTCCGCGTCGCGAATGGACGGGTCTATCTGCGGTTCGATTGGGACGACGGCCGTCGGCACGGATTGATCGATGCGATGCGCGAGAGCGGCAATCGTCTGGTCGGGAAGTATATCAACCTGACCAATCCGGCGATCACGCGGCCATGGATCGGGCTCGTGGTGGCCCCCGCGCGCATCGACGGATGCTTTCCGAACGGGCGACTGGACTTCAGGCGATGAAGGAAGCGGGGCAGAGCGTCAGAACCATCGCTCGCCGACGAACACGGTGTCGCCGGGGCTGACGGGGGTGCCGAGCGGCACGACGGCGCGCATGGCGCCGCCGGCTTCGGTATGCGTCACGGTGACCATGTCGCGCTTGGCGCGCGGAGAAAAGCCGCCGGCGATCGCGACGGCGCTTTCGACGGTCATGTTCGGCACGTAAGGATATTGGCCGGGGGCGGCGACCTCGCCAAGAATGAAGAACGGACGATAGGACTCGATCTCCACGGCGACCGAAGGCTCGCGGATATAGCCGTTGCGAAGCCGCGCGGCGATCTCGCCGGCAAGCCCGGCGGTGGTGCGACCGCGCGCCGGCACCGCGCCGATCAGCGGCATGGTGATGGAGCCGCCGGCATCAATGGCGTAGCTGTTGGTGAGCCCTTCCTGGCCGTAGACCACGACGCGCAGCTTGTCGCCGGCATCGAGGTGATAGGAGGAATCGTA encodes:
- a CDS encoding dienelactone hydrolase family protein, translating into MGQDIRLTASDNFQLGAYRADPAASPKGAVVVIQEIFGVNHHIRAVCDRLAGEGYVAIAPSIFHRTTPNFQSGYTPDEIAVARKFVANPNWEAMLRDTQAAIDAVSSVGSVGIIGFCLGGSIAYVAATRLTGLKAAIGYYGGAVVRFADEKPKVPTQLHFGEKDAGIPLSDVETIKAKRPDVEVFVYPGAQHGFHCDERPSYDKASSDIAWPRSMAFFAKHLTK
- a CDS encoding alpha/beta fold hydrolase; protein product: MPRIDRDGVGIYYEVHGDGPPLLLTHGYSSTSAMWHGQVDALARDHKLILWDMRGHGQSDYPDDPNAYSEVLTVGDMAAILDAVGARRAIIGGLSLGGYMSLAFYRAHPSRTRALLIIDTGPGFRKDDAREAWNARALATADKLDREGLDVLKAATRERATASHRNAKGLALAARGMLTQRDAKVMELLPEIAVPSLIVVGADDTPFLAASDYMAAKIPGAQKVVIPAAGHAVNIDQPKAFVDAVLPFLKNLPA
- a CDS encoding polysaccharide biosynthesis/export family protein, which encodes MRVLRAFRWSILAASAALTLGGCMQTTGPVAMVQPRPDLDSMAYGQPYSAPPPVVVANGGGAIDALANSFASGPAPVPVAYGGPVVAAPVRYDSSYHLDAGDKLRVVVYGQEGLTNSYAIDAGGSITMPLIGAVPARGRTTAGLAGEIAARLRNGYIREPSVAVEIESYRPFFILGEVAAPGQYPYVPNMTVESAVAIAGGFSPRAKRDMVTVTHTEAGGAMRAVVPLGTPVSPGDTVFVGERWF